In a single window of the Globicephala melas chromosome 10, mGloMel1.2, whole genome shotgun sequence genome:
- the WBP11 gene encoding WW domain-binding protein 11 — MGRRSTSSTKSGKFMNPTDQARKEARKRELKKNKKQRMMVRAAVLKMKDPKQIIRDMEKLDEMEFNPVQQPQLNEKVLKDKRKKLRETFERILRLYEKENPDIYKELRKLEVEYEQKRAQLSQYFDAVKNAQHVEVESIPLPDMPHAPSNILIQDIPLPGAQPPSILKKTSAYGPPTRAVSILPLLGHGVPRLPPGRKPPGPPPGPPPPQVLQMYGRKVGFALDLPPRRRDEDMLYSPELAQRGHDDDVSSTSEDDGYPEDMDQDKHDDSTDDSDTDRSDGESEGDEFVHRDDNERENNEEKKSGLSVRFADMPGKSRRKKKKNMKELTPLQAMMLRMAGQEIPEEGREVEEFSEDDDEDSDDSEAEKQSQKQHKEESLSDGTSSAASQQQAPPQSVPPSQIQAPPMPGPPPLGPPPAPPLRPPGPPTGLPPGPPPGAPPFLRPPGMPGLRGPLPRLLPPGPPPGRPPGPPPGPPPGLPPGPPPRGPPPRLPPPAPPGIPPPRPGMMRPPLVPPLGPAPPGLFPPAPLPNPGVLSAPPNLIQRPKADDTSAATIEKKATATISAKPQITNPKAEITRFVPTALRVRRENKGATATPQRKSEDDSAVPLAKAAPKSGPSVPVSVQTKDDVYEAFMKEMEGLL, encoded by the exons ATGGGACGGAGATCTACATCATCCACCAAGAGTGGAAAATTTATGAACCCCACAGACCAAGCCA GAAAAGAAGCTCGGAAGAGAGAATTAAAGAAG aacAAAAAACAACGCATGATGGTACGAGCTGCAGTTTTAAAGATGAAGGATCCCAAACAAATTATCCGGGACATGGAAAAATTGGATGAAATGG AGTTTAACCCAGTGCAACAGCCACAGTTAAATGAGAAAGTGCTGAAAGACAAGCGTAAAAAGCTACGTGAAACCTTTGAACGTATTTTACGACTCTATGAGAAAGAGAATCCAGATATTTACAAAGAATTGAGAAAGCTAGAAGTAGAATATGAACAGAAGAGGGCTCAACTTAGCCAATATTTTGATGCTGTCAAG AATGCGCAGCATGTGGAGGTGGAGAGCATTCCTCTGCCAGATATGCCGCATGCTCCTTCCAACATCCTGATCCAGGACATTCCACTTCCTGGCGCCCAGCCGCCCTCCATCCTTAAGAAGACTTCAGCCTATGG ACCTCCAACTCGGGCAGTTTCTATACTTCCTCTTCTTGGACATGGTGTTCCACGTTTGCCCCCTGGCAGGAAGCCTCCTGGTCCTCCCCCTGGTCCACCTCCTCCTCAAGTCTTGCAAATGTATGGCCGTAAAGTGGGCTTTGCCCTAGATCTTCCCCCTCGTAGGCGAGATGAAGACATGTTATATAGTCCCGAACTTG CTCAACGGGGTCATGATGATGATGTTTCCAGCACCAGTGAAGATGACGGCTATCCTGAAGACATGGATCAGGATAAGCATGACGACAGTACTGATGACAGCGACACTGACAGATCAGATGGAGAAAGTGAAGGGGATGAATTTGTGCACCGTGATGATAATGAGagagaaaacaatgaagaaaagaagTCAG GTCTGAGTGTGCGATTTGCAGATATGCCTGGGAAatcaaggaggaagaagaagaagaacatgAAGGAGCTGACTCCTCTTCAAGCCATGATGCTTCGAATGGCAG gtCAGGAAATCCCTGAGGAGGGACGAGAAGTAGAGGAATTTTCAGAAGACGATGATGAAGATTCTGATGATTCTGAAGCAGAAAAGCAGTCACAGAAACAGCATAAGGAGGAATCTCTGTCTGATGGCACATCTTCTGCTGCTTCACAGCAGCAGGCTCCTCCACAGTCTGTTCCTCCTTCTCAGATACAAGCACCTCCCATGCCAGGACCACCTCCTCTTGGACCACCACCTGCTCCACCTTTACGTCCACCTGGACCACCTACAGGCCTTCCTCCTGGACCACCTCCAG gAGCTCCTCCATTCCTGAGACCACCCGGAATGCCAGGGCTCCGAGGGCCTTTACCCCGACTTTTACCTCCAGGACCACCACCAGGTCGACCCCCTGGCCCTCCCCCTGGTCCACCTCCAGGTCTGCCTCCTGGCCCTCCTCCTCGGGGACCCCCACCCAGGCTACCTCCCCCTGCACCTCCAG GTATCCCTCCACCTCGTCCTGGCATGATGCGCCCACCTTTGGTGCCTCCACTTGGACCTGCCCCACCTGGGCTTTTCCCACCAGCTCCTTTGCCGAACCCGGGGGTTTTAAGTGCTCCACCCAACTTGATCCAGCGACCCAAGGCGGATGATACAAGTGCAGCCACCATTGAGAAGAAAGCCACAGCAACCATCAGTGCCAAGCCACAGATCACTAATCCCAAGGCAGAGATTACTCGATTTGTGCCCACCGCACTGAGGGTACGTCGGGAGAATAAAGGGGCTACTGCTACTCCCCAGAGAAAGTCAGAGGATGATTCTGCTGTGCCTCTTGCCAAAGCAGCCCCCAAATCCGGTCCATCTGTTCCCGTCTCAGTACAAACTAAGGATGATGTTTATGAAGCATTCATGAAAGAGATGGAAGGGCTGCTGTGA
- the SMCO3 gene encoding single-pass membrane and coiled-coil domain-containing protein 3: MAQSDFLYPENPKRRQEVNRLHQELLDCLSDSFHATNKLIGVLNTHLGCRLASIEMKRDATIKENCDIIIQAMMKIQKELQKVDEALKDKLEPTLYRKLQDIKEKETEKIAIVQKVISVILGEATSAASAVAVKLVGSNITTGIINKLVTVLAQIGASLLGSIGVAVLGLGIDMIFRAILGAVEKTQLQEAIKSYEKHLVEFKSASEKYHHAIIEVTNTVKQQMK, from the coding sequence ATGGCTCAAAGTGACTTCCTCTACCCAGAGAACCCAAAAAGGCGACAAGAAGTAAATCGTCTTCACCAGGAGCTCCTTGACTGCTTATCTGACAGCTTCCATGCCACCAATAAGCTGATTGGGGTTTTAAATACGCACTTAGGGTGCAGGCTGGCCTCCATTGAAATGAAAAGAGATGCGACCATCAAAGAAAACTGTGATATCATCATCCAAGCCATGATGAAAATCCAAAAAGAATTGCAAAAGGTTGATGAAGCACTAAAAGATAAACTAGAGCCAACCCTTTATAGAAAACTTCAGgatattaaggaaaaagaaaccgAGAAAATTGCAATAGTACAAAAGGTTATTTCAGTCATCCTGGGAGAAGctacttctgctgccagtgcagTGGCTGTTAAACTCGTGGGCTCAAACATCACAACTGGCATAATTAACAAGTTGGTCACTGTGTTAGCTCAAATTGGTGCTTCTCTCCTTGGTAGCATAGGAGTTGCTGTTCTTGGCCTTGGCATAGATATGATCTTCCGTGCCATCCTGGGAgcagtggagaaaacacagcttCAAGAAGCCATCAAAAGTTATGAGAAGCATCTGGTGGAATTCAAGTCAGCCTCAGAAAAATATCATCATGCCATTATTGAGGTCACCAACACAGTGaaacaacaaatgaaataa
- the C10H12orf60 gene encoding LOW QUALITY PROTEIN: uncharacterized protein C12orf60 homolog (The sequence of the model RefSeq protein was modified relative to this genomic sequence to represent the inferred CDS: substituted 1 base at 1 genomic stop codon) — protein MSLGSENDKERLVQAAKTFFFHMHDLASFTNALTELFNSSMNTQIFLMAVKEDGNVKDVFEQMLKTFKEMQSAVVAKQDRMQSEPLCSKIATAMCSMLEKSSSVKELQQSAKGMFKNVHTPVIASVLNNGNIPESLEPSLSLLMKYPIMNLQXSDVYRKDTKEQSDDTTSEKSPSPGPSKATTIDTLKKLQDALNTENAKDTIESAADQMEQIVKTMRPILEILQKAIKTMETKVSVFKKSKD, from the coding sequence ATGTCTTTAGGGTCAGAAAACGATAAAGAGAGGCTCGTTCAAGCTGCCAAAACATTCTTCTTTCACATGCACGATCTTGCTTCCTTCACAAATGCACTCACCGAATTGTTTAACAGCAGTATGAACACTCAGATCTTCTTGATGGCTGTGAAAGAAGATGGTAATGTTAAGGATGTCTTTGAACAGATGCTCAAAACTTTTAAGGAGATGCAATCTGCAGTGGTGGCAAAGCAGGACAGAATGCAAAGTGAACCTTTATGTTCCAAGATTGCAACAGCTATGTGCTCTATGCTTGAGAAGAGTAGCAGTGTAAAGGAGTTGCAACAGTCAGCCAAAGGAATGTTCAAAAATGTCCATACACCGGTCATTGCCTCTGTGCTGAATAATGGTAACATCCCTGAGAGTTTGGAACCTTCTCTTTCACTCTTGATGAAATATCCAATCATGAATCTTCAGTAAAGTGACGTCTATAGAAAAGACACCAAAGAGCAATCAGATGATACCACATCTGAGAAAAGCCCAAGTCCTGGTCCATCCAAAGCCACTACAATAGACACCTTGAAAAAGTTGCAGGATGCACTAAACACTGAGAATGCCAAGGATACCATCGAGTCAGCTGCAGATCAGATGGAGCAAATTGTCAAAACCATGAGACCAATCTTAGAGATCCTCCAAAAAGCCATAAAAACTATGGAAACCAAGGTTTCTGTGTTTAAGAAATCCAAGGACTAG